From a region of the Panicum virgatum strain AP13 chromosome 2K, P.virgatum_v5, whole genome shotgun sequence genome:
- the LOC120689874 gene encoding WAT1-related protein At5g64700-like, which produces MGSSKVYATVLLIRLIYAGMHILTKASFNEGTSTTVFVFYRHAVAAIFLLPFASLEIRKGQAPPLNLKLALKIFAHAFYGMAGTINLYCIGLKYASATSSSAIFNIVPVVAFILAVMFRMETLKLRSVHGIAKASGILLCVGGVIVLALYQGPELKSMNHHQLLEHHASAAAAHAHYSSKEWALGIFLMTTSVVIWSFWTVKQGPLLLEYPSKLLNTALQCAFASVQSFAVALVLERDFSRWKLAGAVSLAGVLFTGIVVAAISYYLQIWVIEKKGPVFLSMSMPLSLVFTMAIASFLLGEDVSLGSIIGSVLLVAGLYNVLWGKSREEKQGRGEECGGGDDGDVEKNAAAVQPADGETTEEEGGAAKV; this is translated from the exons ATGGGCAGCAGCAAGGTGTACGCCACGGTGTTGCTCATCCGGCTGATCTATGCCGGCATGcacatcctcaccaaggcctccTTCAACGAGGGCACGAGCACCACGGTCTTCGTCTTCTACcggcacgccgtcgccgccatttTCCTGTTGCCTTTCGCCTCCCTGGAAATCAG GAAGGGACAGGCGCCACCGCTGAACTTGAAGCTCGCTCTCAAGATCTTTGCTCACGCTTTCTACGG GATGGCTGGAACGATCAACTTGTACTGCATTGGTCTGAAATACGCTTCAGCGACCTCTTCATCGGCCATCTTCAACATCGTGCCGGTGGTCGCCTTCATCTTGGCCGTCATGTTCAG GATGGAGACCCTGAAGCTTAGGAGCGTCCATGGCATCGCCAAGGCCTCCGGGATACTCCTCTGCGTCGGCGGCGTCATCGTGCTGGCGCTGTACCAGGGCCCCGAGCTCAAGTCCATGAACCACCACCAGCTCCTCGAGCaccacgccagcgccgccgccgcgcacgcgcattaCTCCAGCAAGGAGTGGGCGCTGGGGATCTTCCTGATGACAACGTCCGTCGTGATATGGTCTTTCTGGACGGTCAAGCAG GGACCCTTGCTGCTGGAGTACCCTTCCAAGCTCCTGAACACGGCGCTGCAGTGCGCGTTCGCGAGCGTCCAGTCGTTCGCCGTCGCGCTCGTCCTCGAGAGGGACTTCTCGCGGTggaagctcgccggcgccgtcagCCTCGCCGGGGTGCTCTTCACG GGCATCGTGGTGGCGGCGATCTCGTACTACCTGCAGATCTGGGTGATTGAGAAGAAGGGCCCGGTGTTCCTGTCCATGTCGATGCCGCTGAGCCTCGTCTTCACCATGGCCATCGCCTCCTTCCTGCTGGGCGAGGACGTCAGCCTGGGAAG CATTATCGGtagcgtcctcctcgtcgccggcctctACAACGTGCTGTGGGGCAAGAGCAGGGAGGAGAAGCAGGGACGTGGAGAagaatgcggcggcggcgacgacggggacGTGGAGAAGAATGCGGCGGCCGTGCAGCCGGCGGACGGGGAGAcgacggaggaggaggggggcgccGCCAAAGTCTGA